The following are encoded together in the Streptomyces sp. NBC_01465 genome:
- a CDS encoding TetR/AcrR family transcriptional regulator, whose amino-acid sequence MTSSTSPRPPGRPRTGVNATVFAATLNTVRKLGYARATVERIAIAAGVAKSTIYRRWPSKGELIVDCLLDAFGPAPIEGDDRSELMASAIRWMAAKVAEPGVGDAFAGVFSDAVSDPDLRKVLAARLQDPYRIAFQEALGESEERVLFFIDVVVGVLLHRMGMTGEPMADADVDALVAMVLAHFEK is encoded by the coding sequence ATGACTTCGAGCACATCGCCCAGACCGCCCGGCCGCCCCCGTACCGGCGTCAACGCGACGGTCTTCGCCGCGACGCTCAACACGGTCCGGAAGCTGGGCTACGCGCGCGCCACCGTCGAGCGCATCGCCATCGCGGCGGGCGTCGCGAAGTCGACGATCTACCGCCGCTGGCCGTCCAAGGGCGAGCTGATCGTGGACTGCCTCCTGGACGCGTTCGGCCCGGCGCCGATCGAGGGTGACGACCGGTCGGAGCTCATGGCGTCGGCCATCCGCTGGATGGCGGCGAAGGTCGCCGAGCCCGGGGTGGGCGACGCGTTCGCGGGGGTCTTCAGCGACGCCGTCAGCGACCCCGACCTGCGCAAGGTCCTGGCCGCGCGGCTGCAGGACCCGTACCGGATCGCGTTCCAGGAGGCGCTGGGCGAGTCGGAGGAACGCGTCCTGTTCTTCATCGACGTCGTGGTCGGCGTACTGCTCCACCGCATGGGCATGACGGGCGAACCGATGGCCGACGCGGACGTCGACGCCCTGGTCGCGATGGTCCTGGCGCACTTCGAGAAGTGA
- a CDS encoding alpha/beta hydrolase, whose product MSENILAARPAEPDWKTVTDEELAVYRDAENAFRASTAAQAFLGEPDPDATIAWQTVALAGRDLPVRVYRPAGDEQAPLPLVVHVHGGGFVGTAVQCDWVVSHLAAQLPAVVVSVEHRLLAPDSSLADAADDGWDVLQHVVRDAGEWGVDPARIAVFGESCGGLISALTAIRARDSQFPLVAQVLVNPAVDVTDTMFDYASMAEYGYSPTPADPMLRFFRQLAVPAGADARAVSPLYADELGGLAPALVVVPTRDAVADHGRSYAERLRAAGTSVRLTEYPDAPHAFLSLPGLVPQAETARAEILKFLRAALAAR is encoded by the coding sequence ATGAGCGAGAACATCCTGGCCGCACGGCCGGCCGAGCCCGACTGGAAGACCGTCACGGACGAGGAACTGGCCGTCTACCGCGACGCGGAGAACGCCTTCCGGGCCTCCACCGCCGCGCAGGCGTTCCTCGGCGAGCCCGATCCCGATGCCACGATCGCGTGGCAGACCGTGGCGCTGGCCGGGCGTGATCTTCCGGTTCGGGTCTATCGGCCCGCCGGGGACGAGCAGGCGCCGCTGCCGCTCGTCGTGCACGTCCACGGGGGTGGATTCGTGGGGACGGCCGTGCAGTGCGACTGGGTCGTGAGTCATCTCGCCGCCCAACTGCCCGCCGTTGTCGTGTCGGTGGAGCATCGGCTGCTCGCACCGGATTCTTCGCTCGCGGACGCCGCCGACGACGGGTGGGACGTGCTTCAGCACGTGGTGCGGGATGCCGGGGAGTGGGGCGTCGACCCGGCGCGGATCGCCGTCTTCGGCGAGAGCTGCGGCGGGCTGATCAGTGCGCTGACCGCGATCCGGGCCCGTGACAGTCAATTTCCGCTCGTTGCACAGGTGTTGGTCAATCCCGCCGTCGACGTGACGGACACGATGTTCGACTATGCGTCGATGGCCGAGTACGGGTACAGCCCGACGCCCGCCGACCCCATGTTGCGCTTCTTCCGGCAGCTCGCCGTCCCGGCGGGGGCCGACGCGCGGGCCGTATCGCCGCTGTACGCCGACGAGTTGGGCGGACTGGCGCCCGCGCTCGTCGTCGTACCGACCCGCGATGCGGTGGCCGACCACGGGCGCAGCTATGCCGAGCGGCTGCGTGCGGCCGGGACTTCTGTGCGGCTCACCGAATACCCCGACGCGCCGCACGCCTTCCTCTCCCTCCCGGGCCTGGTGCCGCAGGCCGAGACCGCGCGGGCGGAGATCCTCAAGTTCCTCCGGGCCGCTCTGGCCGCGCGGTGA
- a CDS encoding NAD(P)-binding domain-containing protein, whose product MRVGIIGVGEIGRAIVTGLYAGDGAPPEVVLSPRGARTAAELASLHKGVEVCADNQEVVDRSEVVIVAVRRQDRHEALAGLTVPRDKVVVNVMAGVANDDLRQLLATDAALVRAIPLPSVRERRSVTVTFPAHPVTDALFEQLGGAQPVADEAAFNAYSALTGTLTAHLSYLATLTEWAAGQGIAAGDADRYIRSLFQGVGRALGDESRTLHQLAADHETPKGNNERIRTTWFDTANSDALKRALDGLLADL is encoded by the coding sequence ATGCGCGTCGGGATCATCGGGGTCGGGGAGATCGGGCGGGCGATCGTGACGGGGCTGTACGCCGGGGACGGTGCGCCTCCCGAGGTGGTCCTCTCGCCTCGCGGCGCCCGTACGGCCGCCGAACTCGCCAGTCTCCACAAGGGAGTTGAGGTCTGCGCCGACAACCAGGAGGTCGTCGACCGCTCCGAGGTCGTCATCGTTGCCGTACGCCGTCAGGACCGGCACGAGGCGCTGGCCGGGCTGACGGTGCCGCGCGACAAGGTGGTGGTCAATGTGATGGCGGGCGTCGCCAACGACGACCTGCGCCAACTCCTCGCCACCGATGCGGCATTGGTGCGGGCCATCCCGCTGCCCTCCGTACGCGAACGCCGGTCCGTGACCGTGACGTTCCCCGCCCACCCGGTGACGGACGCGCTCTTCGAGCAGCTCGGCGGGGCGCAGCCCGTCGCCGACGAGGCCGCCTTCAACGCGTACTCCGCACTGACGGGGACCCTGACGGCGCACCTCTCGTACCTCGCGACGCTCACGGAGTGGGCCGCCGGCCAGGGCATCGCGGCGGGCGACGCGGACCGGTACATCCGCAGCCTCTTCCAGGGTGTCGGCCGCGCCCTGGGCGACGAGAGCCGCACCCTGCACCAGCTCGCGGCCGACCACGAGACCCCGAAGGGGAACAACGAACGGATCAGGACCACCTGGTTCGACACGGCGAACTCCGACGCCCTGAAGCGGGCGCTCGACGGGCTGCTCGCCGATCTGTAG
- a CDS encoding TetR/AcrR family transcriptional regulator — MAGRQKKDGDGDGDGAEPSLWERLDRPAPAARTSLTPQKIAEVAVAIADAEGFAAVTMRRLAKELDVAPMAAYRHVSGKDDLWALMVDRIFAELGAASKATGWREVLRAEALNVRELMLRHPWMGELPAPLFVLTPNRMATAERQFAALDGRGLDVDTMMVALRTVNAYVYGTTRSEVALQSYMKQRGWDGPDQTRTALAPQMNYLMETGRYPAYRRYIHEASHKDDPSWEFELGLDCVLDGIEARLGLA; from the coding sequence ATGGCAGGCCGACAGAAGAAGGACGGGGACGGGGACGGGGACGGGGCGGAGCCCTCGCTCTGGGAGCGCCTCGACCGCCCCGCGCCCGCGGCCCGCACCTCGCTCACGCCGCAGAAGATCGCCGAGGTGGCGGTGGCGATCGCCGACGCGGAGGGCTTCGCCGCCGTCACCATGCGCAGGCTGGCCAAGGAGCTGGACGTCGCGCCGATGGCCGCGTACCGCCATGTCTCCGGCAAGGACGACCTCTGGGCGCTGATGGTCGACCGCATCTTCGCCGAGCTGGGAGCCGCATCCAAGGCGACCGGGTGGCGGGAGGTGCTGCGCGCGGAGGCCCTGAACGTACGGGAGTTGATGCTCCGTCACCCCTGGATGGGTGAGCTCCCGGCCCCGCTCTTCGTGCTGACCCCGAACCGGATGGCGACTGCGGAGCGCCAGTTCGCGGCGCTCGACGGCCGGGGCCTGGACGTCGACACGATGATGGTCGCGCTGCGCACCGTCAACGCGTATGTGTACGGGACCACGCGCTCGGAGGTGGCTCTCCAGTCGTACATGAAGCAGCGCGGCTGGGACGGCCCGGACCAGACGCGGACCGCTCTGGCGCCGCAGATGAACTACCTGATGGAGACCGGCCGTTACCCCGCGTACCGCCGCTACATCCACGAGGCCTCACACAAGGACGACCCGTCCTGGGAGTTCGAGCTCGGCCTCGACTGCGTACTGGACGGAATCGAGGCCCGGCTCGGACTGGCCTGA
- a CDS encoding NADPH-dependent FMN reductase encodes MSASLRIAVVLGSTREGRFGPVVSRWITDRLAEHEDLTVDVVDLAETPLPTVYPAFGQPPAPGTEKALAVVSPRLEAADAFVFVTPEYNHSFPAPLKNLIDWHNQQWHAKPIGFVSYGGISGGLRAVEQLRVVMAELNAMTIRNTVSFHNYGEKFDAEGKVSDPAVDTAAKALIDQLTWWAHALRDAKSVRPYAA; translated from the coding sequence ATGAGCGCCAGCCTCCGGATCGCCGTCGTCCTCGGCTCCACCCGCGAAGGCCGCTTCGGCCCGGTCGTCTCGCGGTGGATCACCGACCGGCTCGCCGAGCACGAGGACCTGACCGTCGACGTCGTCGACCTCGCCGAGACCCCGCTGCCCACCGTCTACCCCGCCTTCGGACAGCCGCCCGCGCCCGGCACGGAGAAGGCGCTCGCCGTCGTGTCACCTCGGCTGGAGGCGGCCGACGCGTTCGTCTTCGTCACACCCGAGTACAACCACAGCTTCCCGGCCCCGCTGAAGAACCTCATCGACTGGCACAACCAGCAATGGCACGCCAAGCCCATCGGCTTCGTCTCGTACGGCGGCATCTCCGGCGGCCTGCGCGCGGTGGAACAACTCCGGGTCGTGATGGCCGAGTTGAATGCCATGACCATCCGCAACACGGTCAGCTTCCACAACTACGGCGAGAAGTTCGACGCCGAGGGAAAGGTCTCCGACCCGGCCGTCGACACCGCCGCGAAGGCGCTCATCGACCAGCTCACCTGGTGGGCGCACGCCCTGCGTGACGCCAAGTCAGTCCGCCCGTACGCCGCCTGA
- a CDS encoding MDR family MFS transporter — translation MTQPTTPPPLSRLAVLGLLLGIVLATLDGTIVGTSLPTIVGDLGGLDHLSWVLTAYLLTAAVSTPIWGKLGDLYGRKGSYMSSIVVFLAGSVLSGLAQDMGQLIAFRALQGLGAGGLMVGALSIIGTVLPPAQAGRSQSMIGVLLPAAMIGGPLLGGFLTDQLNWRWVFYVNVPVGVAALLIVSFRIRLHSPRTKPRIDVAGAALLTTGILALTLLSSWGGTTYAWSSPQILALAAATVVALAAFVRTERRAPEPVVPPRLFRDRNFTVAQILSFLVGAAMLGATSYLPQYMQFVRGESSTASGLLLLPLMLGMIGAQLLIGRRVSNGGRYRAYPIAGGALSTVGALALLSLRTDTATAVASALTLVLGIGIGCLMQPTMLITMNSADPRDMGAASGTTSLLRTIGGSLGVAVLGSVFASRTAEALTDRLGPSGPGLTGGGHALTPALLQALPAPAREAYRYAVTSALHGVMIGAAVLCAVTFALAWLIREVPLRSQALAEPDPVSPAADRSATRPAPAGR, via the coding sequence ATGACACAGCCCACCACCCCACCACCCCTCTCCCGTCTCGCCGTCCTCGGCCTGCTGCTCGGCATCGTCCTCGCAACACTCGACGGCACGATCGTCGGCACCTCGCTTCCCACGATCGTCGGCGACCTGGGCGGCCTCGACCACCTTTCCTGGGTGCTGACCGCCTATCTCCTGACCGCCGCCGTCTCCACCCCCATCTGGGGCAAGCTCGGCGATCTGTACGGCCGCAAGGGCAGCTACATGTCCTCGATCGTGGTCTTCCTCGCCGGTTCCGTGCTCTCCGGACTCGCCCAGGACATGGGCCAGTTGATCGCCTTCCGAGCCCTCCAGGGACTCGGCGCGGGCGGGCTCATGGTCGGGGCCCTGTCGATCATCGGCACCGTACTGCCACCCGCCCAGGCCGGCCGCTCCCAGTCGATGATCGGCGTACTGCTGCCCGCCGCGATGATCGGCGGCCCGCTCCTCGGCGGCTTCCTCACCGACCAGCTGAACTGGCGCTGGGTCTTCTACGTCAACGTGCCCGTGGGCGTCGCCGCCCTGCTGATCGTCTCCTTCCGCATACGGCTGCACAGCCCGCGGACGAAGCCCCGTATCGATGTCGCGGGCGCCGCGCTGCTCACCACCGGCATCCTCGCCCTCACCCTGCTCTCCAGCTGGGGCGGTACGACCTACGCCTGGTCCTCCCCGCAGATCCTCGCCCTGGCCGCGGCGACCGTCGTCGCGCTCGCCGCGTTCGTACGCACGGAGCGCCGCGCCCCCGAACCGGTCGTCCCGCCCCGGCTGTTCCGCGACCGCAACTTCACCGTCGCGCAGATCCTCAGCTTCCTGGTGGGCGCGGCGATGCTCGGCGCGACCAGCTATCTGCCGCAGTACATGCAGTTCGTCCGCGGCGAGTCGTCAACGGCCAGCGGTCTGCTGCTGCTTCCGCTGATGCTCGGCATGATCGGCGCGCAGCTGCTCATCGGCCGGCGCGTCTCCAACGGCGGCCGCTACCGCGCCTATCCGATCGCCGGCGGCGCCCTCTCCACGGTGGGCGCGCTGGCGCTCCTGTCCCTGCGTACGGACACCGCCACCGCCGTGGCGTCCGCACTCACGCTCGTACTCGGCATCGGCATCGGATGCCTGATGCAGCCCACGATGCTGATCACCATGAACAGCGCCGATCCCCGTGACATGGGCGCCGCCAGCGGCACCACCTCTCTGCTGCGCACGATCGGCGGCTCACTGGGCGTGGCCGTCCTGGGCTCCGTCTTCGCCTCCCGGACAGCCGAGGCCCTCACCGACCGGCTCGGCCCGTCGGGCCCCGGGCTCACGGGCGGCGGTCACGCGCTGACCCCGGCGCTGCTCCAGGCTCTGCCCGCCCCGGCGCGCGAGGCCTACCGATACGCCGTCACCAGCGCTCTGCACGGCGTCATGATCGGCGCGGCCGTCCTCTGCGCCGTCACCTTCGCCCTGGCCTGGCTGATCCGCGAGGTCCCGCTGCGTTCACAGGCCCTCGCGGAGCCGGACCCCGTCAGCCCCGCAGCAGATCGTTCAGCGACGCGCCCCGCGCCAGCGGGCCGGTAG
- a CDS encoding uridine kinase family protein, translating into MFAVSSSAIPTRVVLLAGPSGSGKSLLAAESGLPVLRLDDFYKEAGDPTLPLVEGSSDIDWDHTQSWDAEVAVAAIVELCRTGRTNVPVYDISTSSRTGVESLDIGRTPLFIAEGIFAADIVARCEELGVLADAICLSRGPLTTFRRRLLRDLREGRKSVPFLLRRGWRLMRTERGIVARHVALGAYACDKEEALGRLASAAAGRCRRAGAKAA; encoded by the coding sequence ATGTTTGCCGTGAGCTCATCTGCCATACCCACCCGCGTCGTCCTGCTGGCCGGCCCGTCCGGCTCCGGGAAGTCACTCCTGGCCGCCGAGTCCGGGCTGCCCGTGCTGCGGCTCGACGACTTCTACAAGGAGGCCGGCGACCCGACACTCCCGCTGGTCGAGGGGTCGTCCGACATCGACTGGGACCACACGCAGTCCTGGGACGCGGAGGTGGCGGTCGCCGCGATCGTGGAGCTGTGTCGTACGGGGCGTACGAACGTGCCGGTGTACGACATCTCCACGAGCTCACGGACCGGCGTCGAATCGCTGGACATCGGCCGGACCCCGCTGTTCATCGCGGAGGGGATCTTCGCGGCGGACATCGTGGCGCGGTGCGAGGAGCTCGGGGTGCTGGCCGATGCGATCTGTCTGAGCCGGGGGCCTCTGACCACCTTCCGGCGCAGGCTGCTGCGCGATCTGCGCGAGGGCCGCAAGTCGGTGCCGTTCCTGCTGCGCAGGGGGTGGCGGCTGATGCGGACCGAGCGGGGGATCGTGGCGCGGCATGTGGCGCTGGGCGCGTACGCGTGCGACAAGGAGGAGGCGCTGGGGCGGCTGGCGTCCGCCGCGGCGGGGCGGTGCCGGCGCGCCGGGGCCAAGGCTGCGTAG
- a CDS encoding SigE family RNA polymerase sigma factor, with product MNALHSTTSSAVITRLHDVTVPVQKSGAAGVRGCSRSTGRQHTPSFMTVVDGGAGGASAYGEDSGERQQSLSEAEFTAYVQERRASLYATAYHLTGDRFEAEDLLQSALFSTYRAWDRISDKAAVGGYLRRTMTNLHISAWRRRKLNEYPTEELPETAYDTDAMRGTELRAVLWQALAHLPELQRTMLVLRYYEGRTDPEIAEILDISVGTVKSSIWRSLRRMREDEVLSFGRDEEESFGELVA from the coding sequence ATGAACGCACTGCACAGCACCACCTCCAGCGCAGTAATCACGCGGCTCCACGACGTGACCGTGCCGGTTCAGAAGTCCGGTGCCGCGGGAGTGCGGGGGTGCTCGCGCAGCACCGGGCGTCAGCACACACCGTCGTTCATGACGGTGGTTGACGGGGGAGCCGGGGGCGCGTCGGCGTACGGGGAGGACTCGGGGGAGCGGCAGCAGTCCCTGTCGGAGGCGGAATTCACCGCCTACGTGCAGGAACGCCGCGCCTCCCTGTACGCGACCGCCTACCACCTCACGGGCGACCGCTTCGAGGCGGAGGACCTGCTCCAGAGCGCGCTGTTCTCCACGTACCGCGCCTGGGACCGGATCAGCGACAAGGCGGCGGTCGGGGGCTACCTGCGCCGCACCATGACGAACCTGCACATCAGCGCGTGGCGCCGCCGCAAGCTGAACGAGTACCCGACCGAGGAGCTCCCGGAGACGGCGTACGACACGGACGCGATGCGCGGCACGGAGCTGCGCGCGGTCCTGTGGCAGGCGCTGGCACACCTTCCGGAGCTGCAGCGGACGATGCTGGTCCTGCGCTACTACGAGGGCCGTACGGATCCGGAGATCGCGGAGATCCTGGACATCAGTGTCGGCACGGTGAAGTCGAGCATCTGGCGGTCGCTCCGCCGGATGCGCGAGGACGAGGTCCTCAGCTTCGGCCGTGACGAGGAGGAGTCCTTCGGCGAGCTGGTCGCCTGA
- the afsQ1 gene encoding two-component system response regulator AfsQ1 codes for MPFLLLIEDDDAIRTALELSLSRQGHRVATAATGEDGLKLLREQRPDLVVLDVMLPGIDGFEVCRRIRRTDQLPIILLTARNDDIDVVVGLESGADDYVVKPVQGRVLDARIRAVLRRGERESTDSAAFGSLVIDRSAMTVTKNGEDLMLTPTELRLLLELSRRPGQALSRQQLLRLVWEHDYLGDSRLVDACVQRLRAKVEDVPSSPTLIRTVRGVGYRLDTPQ; via the coding sequence GTGCCCTTCCTGTTGCTGATCGAGGACGACGACGCCATCCGCACAGCCCTTGAGCTGTCGCTGTCACGCCAGGGGCACCGTGTCGCCACGGCGGCCACTGGCGAGGACGGCCTCAAACTGCTGCGCGAACAGCGGCCGGACCTGGTCGTGCTGGACGTGATGCTGCCCGGCATCGACGGATTCGAGGTGTGCCGGCGCATCCGGCGCACCGACCAGCTGCCGATCATCCTGCTGACCGCGCGCAACGACGACATCGATGTGGTGGTCGGACTCGAGTCCGGCGCCGACGACTACGTCGTGAAACCGGTCCAGGGGCGGGTGCTCGACGCCCGCATCCGGGCCGTACTGCGCCGCGGGGAGCGCGAGTCCACCGACTCCGCAGCCTTCGGGTCCCTCGTCATCGACCGGTCCGCGATGACCGTGACGAAGAACGGCGAGGACCTGATGCTCACCCCGACCGAGCTGCGGCTGCTCCTCGAGCTGAGCCGGCGGCCCGGACAGGCGCTGTCGCGGCAGCAGTTGCTGCGGCTGGTGTGGGAGCACGACTATCTCGGTGACTCGCGGCTCGTGGACGCGTGCGTCCAGCGGCTGCGCGCCAAGGTGGAGGACGTGCCGTCCTCGCCGACCCTGATCCGTACCGTGCGCGGCGTCGGCTACAGGCTGGACACGCCTCAGTGA
- a CDS encoding HAMP domain-containing sensor histidine kinase: MRRKFLHGLRWTSLRLRLVVVFALVALTAAVSASGIAYWLNREAVLTRTQDSALNDFRQEMQNRAASLPLDPTASQLQTAAVQMSSSGNPHYSVLLVGESGDGGEEAFGYSNPAGFTLNDVPKSLQDAVNKKQKVTPGNPYTYHLFWQRITLRKQPYLVSGTKIIGGGPTGYMLTSLDKERQDLNSLAWSLAIATALALIGSALLAQAAATTVLKPVQRLGDAARRLGEGKLDTRLRVSGTDELADLSRTFNKTAAALEKKVDDMSAREEASRRFVADMSHELRTPLTAITAVSEVLEEEADSLDPMIAPAVQLVVSETRRLNTLVENLMEVTRFDAGTARLVLDDVDIADQITACIDARAWLDAVDLDAERGIMVRLDPRRLDVILANLIGNALKHGGSPVRVSVGLEGEELVIAVQDHGPGIPEEVLPHVFDRFYKASASRPRSEGSGLGLSIAMENAHIHGGTITAANSPEGGAVFVLRLPRDSDPAVDEEDEEGSGA, encoded by the coding sequence GTGAGAAGGAAGTTCCTCCACGGCCTGCGGTGGACCAGCCTCAGGCTCCGGCTCGTCGTCGTCTTCGCGCTCGTCGCACTGACCGCCGCCGTCTCCGCCTCCGGCATCGCGTACTGGCTCAACCGCGAGGCCGTCCTGACGCGCACCCAGGACTCCGCGCTCAACGACTTCCGCCAGGAGATGCAGAACCGGGCCGCGTCCCTGCCGCTCGACCCGACCGCGAGCCAGCTGCAGACCGCCGCCGTGCAGATGTCGAGCAGCGGCAATCCGCACTACAGCGTGCTGCTCGTTGGTGAGAGCGGGGACGGGGGCGAGGAGGCCTTCGGGTACTCGAACCCCGCCGGGTTCACGCTCAACGACGTCCCCAAGTCGCTGCAGGACGCGGTGAACAAGAAGCAGAAGGTCACCCCGGGCAACCCGTACACGTACCACCTCTTCTGGCAGCGCATCACGTTGCGCAAGCAGCCCTATCTGGTCTCCGGGACGAAGATCATCGGGGGCGGTCCGACCGGCTACATGCTCACCTCCCTCGACAAGGAGCGGCAGGACCTCAACTCCCTGGCCTGGTCCCTCGCCATCGCCACCGCGCTCGCGCTCATCGGGTCCGCGCTGCTCGCGCAGGCCGCGGCGACGACCGTACTGAAGCCGGTGCAGCGCCTGGGCGATGCGGCGCGGCGCCTCGGCGAAGGCAAGCTCGACACCCGGCTGCGGGTCTCCGGGACCGATGAACTCGCCGATCTTTCGCGGACGTTCAACAAGACGGCGGCCGCGCTGGAGAAGAAGGTCGACGACATGAGTGCGCGCGAGGAGGCCAGTCGAAGGTTCGTCGCCGACATGTCTCATGAGCTGCGTACGCCGCTGACCGCCATCACCGCGGTGAGCGAGGTGCTTGAGGAAGAGGCCGACAGCCTCGATCCGATGATCGCGCCCGCCGTGCAGCTGGTCGTGAGCGAGACGCGGCGGCTCAACACCCTGGTCGAGAACCTGATGGAGGTCACCCGCTTCGACGCGGGGACCGCCCGGCTCGTCCTCGACGACGTCGACATCGCCGACCAGATCACCGCCTGCATCGACGCCCGCGCCTGGCTGGACGCCGTGGACCTCGACGCCGAGCGCGGCATCATGGTGCGGCTCGACCCGCGCCGCCTCGATGTGATCCTGGCCAACCTGATCGGCAACGCGCTCAAGCACGGCGGTTCGCCGGTACGGGTCTCGGTCGGCCTGGAGGGCGAGGAGCTCGTCATCGCGGTGCAGGACCACGGCCCCGGCATCCCCGAGGAAGTGCTGCCGCACGTCTTCGACCGGTTCTACAAGGCCAGCGCCTCGCGGCCGCGCTCCGAGGGCAGCGGCCTCGGGCTCTCCATCGCCATGGAGAACGCCCACATCCACGGCGGGACCATCACGGCCGCCAACTCCCCCGAGGGCGGTGCGGTGTTCGTACTGCGGCTGCCGCGCGACTCCGACCCCGCGGTCGACGAAGAAGACGAAGAGGGCAGCGGCGCATGA
- a CDS encoding VanZ family protein, protein MGGDTAIRFRVGGSVLLVAHLLIVGWLTLRPLDVMWVTASNFTPFAGIRADLGMGAVEAMRRIGEGLALLAPLGVLLPLAGGRLHVSPWLSFARTVAAGALISLAVELLQTGVPGQVVDIDSLLLNTAGVALAHLAVVPAVRAGLRRRQEKRAVSALLREEPSQGATPTIPRVGIAP, encoded by the coding sequence ATGGGCGGTGATACCGCCATCCGCTTCCGCGTCGGGGGGTCTGTTCTCCTCGTCGCTCATCTGCTGATCGTCGGATGGCTGACGCTGCGCCCGCTGGACGTGATGTGGGTGACCGCCTCGAACTTCACCCCCTTCGCCGGGATCCGCGCCGATCTCGGCATGGGCGCGGTCGAGGCGATGCGCCGGATCGGCGAGGGGCTCGCGCTGCTGGCCCCGCTCGGGGTGCTGCTGCCGCTGGCCGGCGGGCGGCTGCACGTCTCGCCGTGGCTGTCCTTCGCCCGTACCGTCGCCGCCGGAGCGCTCATCTCGCTGGCCGTGGAGCTGCTGCAGACCGGGGTCCCCGGGCAGGTCGTCGACATCGACTCGCTGCTGCTGAACACGGCCGGGGTGGCGCTGGCTCACCTCGCCGTCGTACCGGCCGTGCGGGCGGGTCTGCGTCGCAGGCAGGAGAAGAGGGCCGTGTCGGCCCTCCTGCGGGAGGAGCCCTCTCAGGGGGCTACCCCGACGATTCCCAGGGTCGGGATCGCCCCGTAG
- a CDS encoding PspC domain-containing protein, with the protein MSALARPRDGRVLGGVCAALARRFGTSATTMRVIFVVSCLLPGPQFLLYLALWILLPAEDKTHSSSAAW; encoded by the coding sequence ATGTCCGCACTTGCCCGCCCCCGCGACGGCCGTGTCCTCGGCGGAGTGTGCGCAGCGCTGGCACGGCGCTTCGGTACCTCCGCAACGACGATGCGCGTGATCTTCGTGGTCTCGTGCCTGCTCCCCGGCCCGCAGTTCCTGCTCTACCTGGCGCTGTGGATCCTGCTCCCGGCGGAGGACAAGACGCACTCGTCGTCCGCAGCCTGGTAA
- a CDS encoding ATP-binding protein: MKQSAAKTLGVAVLGAAFAAAAAGTASASVVPSLPDATSALDTVTHTLPVEDAAAKLPAGAPEALGAGQNALASGLATAPSTADQTLPQTLPADGAGDPVAGLLGGLPTGALPTGALPTGALPTGAVPGLGK, translated from the coding sequence ATGAAGCAGTCTGCTGCCAAGACTCTCGGTGTCGCCGTTCTCGGTGCCGCCTTCGCCGCAGCCGCCGCAGGCACCGCCTCCGCCTCGGTCGTCCCCTCCCTCCCGGACGCCACCTCCGCGCTGGACACCGTCACCCACACGCTCCCCGTCGAGGACGCCGCCGCCAAGCTCCCCGCCGGCGCCCCCGAGGCCCTGGGCGCCGGGCAGAACGCCCTCGCGAGCGGTCTCGCCACCGCCCCGTCGACCGCCGACCAGACGCTGCCGCAGACCCTGCCGGCCGACGGTGCGGGCGACCCGGTCGCCGGACTCCTCGGCGGCCTGCCGACCGGCGCGCTGCCGACGGGCGCCCTGCCGACGGGCGCGCTGCCCACCGGTGCCGTCCCGGGGCTCGGCAAGTAG